tttatgtttgttCTTTTGTGAAATTTTGACGATGCAGCTTTTGCGGCTCCAATCTACCTTGCGGGAAGGATGTTCTCACTCTCTGCAGGGAATCACACGTACACAGAATAGGTCGCTTCATCTCTTCTTCAGTCTCTATCTTTCAATTTTTAGCTAATTTGAATTTTCTAAACTGAATTCTCTGTGTGTTTTGATCAATGTTGAGTTATGTGATTGTAGATTTTTTAGATCTGTTGTTGAATTTTACTCACTGAGTATCTTTCAGATGTGATGTTGAAAGTGCTACTCATTGTTCAGAAACTTTTGCAAGAGAACAGGCATTGTTCCAAGAGGGATATTTATTACATGCATCCTTCTGTGTTTTCAGGTATGGAGCTTGGGATGAGTAAATATATTGTTTCGTGAAACTTAGCTAGAGAATGAGATTCATCTGTTGAAAGTTatattgatttgaaaaattatggtgtatgattgcaattttgttggTCATGGGCAACATTTCCGATATGCATCATTGCACAGCATGATGCCTTCTTAACCATTTGTTCTATTTTTTCTCACAAAATGCAGATCAGTCAGTTGTAGACCATGCAATTAATGATATATGTGTCCTTATGCAGTGCAGTCGCCATAACCTTAATGTGGTAAACTTtttgtactccatccttttttGCTACTTTGCTTTTGGTCTGGCTATCTTTAAATTGTTGAACTGTACAATCTGTGGATTTTGGTGAATTAAACTTGTTTCTGAATTTCTGGTAACAATACTCACCATGGTATTAGTTTCCATTAGTGACTTTTCTACCCTGAAATAAAGCATATTCATAATGCTACTTGGTTAGTTGATTTCATGTTCCAGCTTTTGATATCTAGTATTTGTGTCTACGCAAGGGTAAGGAAAATGCTAGTAAACAACTATGAAGGGATGGTTTACTGGCCGCAAATTgtttaagaattatttttcaCTTGCTGCTTGTTCATTTGAAATAGACATCAACCATGTTCTGGGTGCTAATATTTTCACATTTTCTTTTGCTGCAGGTTTCTGCTGGGAAGGGGTACAGTATGAGATTATACTCTATCTTGGAAAAAGCAATTTGCTGTCTGAAATCTCTCTATGAATCATAATAATAGCTTTATTTTTCTGATGTGGTGCTATTTTATGAAACTGTATAcatttttgtatataaaaatattgcAGTTTTCATGTCTAAAAGAGCCTTACAGCATATGTATATCCAGCAGGTTTAACAGTTAATACCAATATCACACTTAATGACATTGATAAAATTGATTACATTTATTGTTCTTTCTGTAGTTTATATTTGTTGTACATCAAGAAGGTTAGCAATTGTGGAATTGTGCCATCTAAGATCTTATCTCTTGCGGCATTAGCAATTGTCAATTAGTTTTCTCAAAGCTGATGCTTTCTAATATCTGGTTCAGTTCTTCATATAATCATGCCGTGTTCGAATATGTGTAACTGATAAGACAGacaaattttgtttcttgtAGGTTAGTTATGGGATGGATAAGATTCTTTGAAGGAAAAAGGCTGTTTGACTGCATCAGTTCTCCGAACAAGGTAAGAACCAAAAACTAACATTAATGTAGTAATTAacttctaaaattttatttacttttttgcaGGTTCACCCTATTCCTGTTCATGTTGAAGAAGTTAAAGGTATCCTAATTTCTGGAAGAATATAATGCAATGGTTTTGTTTCCTtcttctaattatattttttaattcatgaGTTATAATACAAATTGATCAGAGATGGGAAGTAACAATGCTTAACTCTTGTACATAGATATCATTAGTGTTGCTCACTACATATTAGTCGTTGAGAAAGAATCAGGTAATATTTCTTGAAAAAAAGGAGAAACAGTTAATCAAAAAGATGGTTCTTTCTTGGTATCGTTCTTATTGATAAGCAGGTCCATGTTGAACTTACAGTTTTTGAAAGACTAGCAAATGACCAGTTCTGCAGTGCAAACCACTGCATCGTGATCACTGTAAGCACTTTTTGGAGGAAATTAGCTTTGTTACAAAACTttttttctgtttgaattttatgattttatcttTCTACATTATTTCTAAATACAGTAATTTGTGTTTGCACAGGGAAGAGGCTACCCGGATATTCCTACAAGAAGGTGTGACACCCCCAAGATATCATGCTACCGATGTCTCTGATCAGCTATGGTTTTAAAAGTTTTGTATCCTAACAGGTTTCTGCGTCTTCTAGTTGAGGATTTGCACCTGCCTGCATATTGCTTGGTTGATTGTGATCCCTATGGCTTTGACATCTTAACCACTTACAGATTTGGTTCCATGGTTAGCATTTTAAAACTCATCATTTTGCAACTATTTAAAATGCATATCATGATTCGGTTCTGAATATGAAATTACATTATTATTGATTGGATTGAATCTCTGCCTAATGGCCAAGTTACATTTCTGATACTGGTAGACTAATCTACTCCCTGATGTTTGTTAGCAAATGGCTTATGACACAAAACATCTTCGTGTCCCGGAGATACAATGGCTTGGAGCTTATCCTTCAGATGCTGAGAGATATTTTATTCCAAAGCAGTGTCTACTTTCTCTAACTGCTGAAGGTAAGGAATAAGTACATTAATTGTAGTGCATGAGGACATAGTTATACACCTGATCTAATCAATACCATGCCTACAATATACTTGGAAGACAAGAGGAAACTTGAAGCCATGTTGCTTAGATGCTACCTGCAAAGGGATGTGCCACAATGGAGGTGATATTCCTTTTACATTCCCTTACATTTGTCTTTTACCTTCAATTGAACTGTGGCATGTCTTATTGTTGCTTTTGAAGGTTGGAGCTAAAGATGATGCTGGAGAAAGGAGTGAAGTTTGAGATTGAAGCATTATCTGTGCATGCTCTTTCATTCTTGTCAATGTCTTACCTGCCATCTAAAATTCAAGGTAAAATGATTATTTAGCATTTTTGATATA
The Arachis stenosperma cultivar V10309 chromosome 7, arast.V10309.gnm1.PFL2, whole genome shotgun sequence genome window above contains:
- the LOC130940543 gene encoding meiotic recombination protein SPO11-1 isoform X1, encoding MEGKWMSSQSQSPNFHVLAKIKEFTRSIVTDLSNGQSPVILIHRFRNHCTNPNSNCFCGSNLPCGKDVLTLCRESHVHRIDVMLKVLLIVQKLLQENRHCSKRDIYYMHPSVFSDQSVVDHAINDICVLMQCSRHNLNVVSAGKGLVMGWIRFFEGKRLFDCISSPNKVHPIPVHVEEVKDIISVAHYILVVEKESVFERLANDQFCSANHCIVITGRGYPDIPTRRFLRLLVEDLHLPAYCLVDCDPYGFDILTTYRFGSMQMAYDTKHLRVPEIQWLGAYPSDAERYFIPKQCLLSLTAEDKRKLEAMLLRCYLQRDVPQWRLELKMMLEKGVKFEIEALSVHALSFLSMSYLPSKIQVQVRIFFGLIHSSYRTGLIRGSGSVWNLWAHVNS
- the LOC130940543 gene encoding meiotic recombination protein SPO11-1 isoform X3; this encodes MEGKWMSSQSQSPNFHVLAKIKEFTRSIVTDLSNGQSPVILIHRFRNHCTNPNSNCFCGSNLPCGKDVLTLCRESHVHRIDVMLKVLLIVQKLLQENRHCSKRDIYYMHPSVFSDQSVVDHAINDICVLMQCSRHNLNVVSAGKGLVMGWIRFFEGKRLFDCISSPNKVHPIPVHVEEVKDIISVAHYILVVEKESVFERLANDQFCSANHCIVITGRGYPDIPTRRFLRLLVEDLHLPAYCLVDCDPYGFDILTTYRFGSMQMAYDTKHLRVPEIQWLGAYPSDAERYFIPKQCLLSLTAEEET
- the LOC130940543 gene encoding meiotic recombination protein SPO11-1 isoform X2, with protein sequence MEGKWMSSQSQSPNFHVLAKIKEFTRSIVTDLSNGQSPVILIHRFRNHCTNPNSNCFCGSNLPCGKDVLTLCRESHVHRIDVMLKVLLIVQKLLQENRHCSKRDIYYMHPSVFSDQSVVDHAINDICVLMQCSRHNLNVVSAGKGLVMGWIRFFEGKRLFDCISSPNKVHPIPVHVEEVKVFERLANDQFCSANHCIVITGRGYPDIPTRRFLRLLVEDLHLPAYCLVDCDPYGFDILTTYRFGSMQMAYDTKHLRVPEIQWLGAYPSDAERYFIPKQCLLSLTAEDKRKLEAMLLRCYLQRDVPQWRLELKMMLEKGVKFEIEALSVHALSFLSMSYLPSKIQVQVRIFFGLIHSSYRTGLIRGSGSVWNLWAHVNS